A window from Chloroflexota bacterium encodes these proteins:
- the rplT gene encoding 50S ribosomal protein L20: MARATNAVARHRRHRRLIKLGKGRYGTRHRLFRVAKEAERHAQDYAYIGRRLRKRDLRRLWIMRINAAARANGLPYGRFIAGLRKAEIAVDRKMLAELAVKHPRVFAVLCASAAKALAA, from the coding sequence ATGGCCCGAGCAACCAATGCCGTCGCCCGGCATCGCCGACACCGCCGCCTGATAAAGCTGGGCAAGGGGCGCTACGGTACCCGCCACCGCCTTTTCCGGGTGGCCAAGGAAGCCGAGCGGCACGCCCAGGACTACGCCTACATCGGGCGCCGGTTGCGCAAGCGCGACCTGCGCCGGCTGTGGATCATGCGGATCAATGCCGCCGCCCGGGCCAATGGCCTTCCCTACGGTCGCTTCATCGCCGGACTGCGCAAGGCCGAAATCGCGGTGGACCGCAAGATGCTGGCCGAGCTGGCGGTCAAGCACCCGCGCGTGTTCGCCGTCCTCTGCGCCTCGGCCGCCAAGGCCCTGGCCGCCTAA
- the pheS gene encoding phenylalanine--tRNA ligase subunit alpha translates to MQDRLAELTARAAAELATTERAGLEDWRLAYLGRSGELTALLRQIGKLPASERPEAGRAANAVRDELTQALEERRRQLARSGLEPLDVTMPGFAARTGGLHPITATINEIRQVLARIGFRSVASTEVESDDYNFSKLNIPEGHPARAMWDTFFIDAPGYPGQMLLRTHTSPAQARVMEQIPPPVRIIVPGKVFRYEDVDASHEAMFHQVEGLAIDTGITMADLRGTLEFCVRAMFGHDRKVRIRGSYFPFTEPSCEADMSCPFCRQRGCRVCGNSGWVELLGAGMVHPNVLAKVGYDPDRYCGFAFGMGVERIAMIRHGIDDIRHFYRNDLRFLRQFATI, encoded by the coding sequence ATGCAAGACCGCCTGGCGGAACTGACCGCCCGCGCCGCCGCCGAGCTGGCGACGACCGAGCGGGCCGGCCTGGAAGATTGGCGGTTGGCCTACCTGGGCCGTTCCGGCGAACTCACTGCGCTGCTGCGCCAGATCGGCAAACTGCCGGCCTCAGAGCGCCCTGAAGCCGGCCGCGCCGCCAATGCAGTGCGCGACGAATTGACCCAGGCCCTGGAGGAACGACGCCGCCAGCTGGCGCGATCGGGCCTAGAGCCGCTGGACGTGACCATGCCCGGGTTTGCCGCCCGCACCGGCGGTCTGCACCCGATCACGGCCACCATCAACGAGATTCGCCAGGTGCTGGCGCGGATCGGCTTTCGCAGCGTGGCCAGTACGGAAGTCGAATCCGACGACTACAACTTCTCAAAGCTCAACATTCCCGAGGGCCATCCGGCCCGCGCGATGTGGGACACGTTTTTCATCGATGCGCCCGGTTATCCCGGCCAGATGCTGCTGCGCACCCACACCTCACCGGCCCAGGCGCGGGTCATGGAGCAGATTCCGCCTCCGGTGCGGATCATCGTTCCGGGCAAGGTCTTCCGTTATGAGGACGTCGACGCTTCGCACGAGGCGATGTTCCATCAGGTCGAGGGACTGGCCATCGATACCGGCATTACCATGGCCGATCTGCGCGGCACGCTCGAATTCTGCGTGCGTGCGATGTTCGGACACGATCGCAAGGTCCGGATCCGCGGTAGCTATTTCCCCTTCACCGAACCCTCATGCGAAGCCGACATGTCCTGCCCGTTCTGTCGGCAACGCGGTTGCCGGGTGTGCGGGAACTCGGGCTGGGTGGAACTTTTGGGCGCCGGCATGGTCCATCCGAACGTGCTTGCCAAGGTTGGCTACGACCCGGATCGTTACTGCGGATTTGCATTCGGTATGGGCGTTGAACGGATAGCTATGATCCGGCACGGGATCGACGACATCCGGCACTTCTATCGCAACGACCTGCGCTTCCTGCGCCAGTTCGCAACCATCTGA
- a CDS encoding aspartate/glutamate racemase family protein, producing the protein MRSRPKLLAAVAETCAPSGRAVAIQCPRGRAIGRANKISNDMLSFASTHLAGTELPARIALVHATELAVEPINQAFAELYPEAQLSNILDDSLLSDLGANGGEVAPELLDRLASLVRYGETAGADAVLLTCSSFGPAAAEFGELVDVPFFRADDALIDAALQRGTRVGVVATVPSAVATAEQALESAAAEAGLRVEISSVLCADSFAALKAGDQDRADRLVAEAAAALARDCDVVILAQYSMTGAIAKLPPALSERVLSSPHQGVIRLKSLFEGAN; encoded by the coding sequence ATGCGGTCCAGGCCGAAGTTGTTGGCGGCGGTCGCCGAGACGTGCGCTCCCAGCGGGCGGGCGGTCGCCATTCAATGCCCGCGCGGGCGCGCTATTGGGAGGGCCAATAAAATTTCAAATGACATGTTGTCTTTCGCCTCAACGCACCTAGCCGGTACCGAATTGCCAGCCCGAATTGCGCTCGTACACGCCACCGAACTGGCGGTCGAGCCCATCAACCAGGCGTTCGCCGAGCTATACCCGGAAGCCCAACTGTCCAACATTTTGGATGACTCGTTGCTGTCCGACCTCGGCGCCAATGGCGGCGAGGTGGCTCCCGAACTGCTCGACCGGCTGGCCAGCTTGGTCCGCTACGGCGAAACGGCCGGGGCCGACGCGGTGCTGCTTACTTGCTCGAGCTTCGGTCCGGCGGCAGCCGAGTTCGGGGAACTCGTCGACGTTCCCTTCTTCCGCGCCGACGACGCCCTCATCGATGCGGCCCTGCAGCGTGGCACCCGGGTCGGCGTCGTGGCCACGGTGCCCTCGGCGGTGGCGACCGCCGAACAGGCGCTGGAATCGGCGGCGGCGGAGGCCGGACTGCGGGTCGAGATTTCGTCGGTACTCTGCGCCGATTCGTTTGCGGCCTTAAAAGCCGGCGACCAAGACCGGGCCGACCGGCTGGTGGCCGAAGCCGCCGCGGCCCTGGCGAGAGATTGCGACGTCGTGATCCTGGCCCAGTATTCGATGACCGGCGCCATCGCCAAACTGCCGCCCGCCCTTTCCGAGCGGGTCCTTTCCAGTCCTCACCAGGGCGTTATTCGCCTCAAATCGTTATTTGAAGGAGCTAACTGA
- a CDS encoding 50S ribosomal protein L35: MTVPKIKTRKAAAKRIRVTRNGKMLHAKGTAGHLRGKKSYRARKAKHVPRKLSPAFAKRVRAMLNPKSL, encoded by the coding sequence ATTACTGTGCCGAAAATAAAAACCCGCAAAGCGGCGGCCAAGCGCATCCGCGTGACCCGCAATGGCAAGATGCTGCACGCCAAAGGCACCGCCGGCCACCTGCGCGGCAAGAAAAGCTACCGCGCGCGCAAGGCAAAGCACGTCCCGCGCAAGCTCTCGCCCGCGTTCGCCAAGCGCGTCCGGGCGATGCTGAACCCCAAATCGCTTTAA
- a CDS encoding phenylalanine--tRNA ligase subunit beta — translation MRVPLLWLADYVDLEVGAEAVAERLTMAGIEVGRVESVGAHWGAAVRVGEVLSIDPHPNADRLLLVTVDFRDGQIQVVTGAANFSVGDRVPLAQVGAMLYNAYKEDRPLEELRPAKLRGVESRGMICSGAELGISDDHSGILVLPPDAPVGAELGTYLGGEAIELDLKPDRADCLSMLGVARYVAGLFERPFKSPQLGDHRMPEPPPALEVSIEDSTDCPRYSVAYLTDIQIGPSPDWLARRLEAAGQRPINNIVDITNFVMLEYGQPLHAFDRDKLAGEFIGVRRARSGEELLTLDQNLRQLSEEDLVIVDADGPVGLAGVMGGISSEVTAETRTILLESANFSSRRIRNTARRLGLPSEAARRFEQRLSPETTVPALRRAIGLAEEMGAGRGQDVWADAYPDPEPERKIRFDPGQIKRLLGVDYPRDVVVGALRRAGFDVAEMEAELAVAVPHYRGDVSGSADLVEEVAAMIGFDSIPASLPSGGLPDTIPQEYDDRIELARIAMVAAGYQEAITYTLTSPERLAAIYCDQDAETDDLGARLDDLLMPRDAVPLAVHNPLRSEESVLKTSALPHLLEALSSNARYFDADVALFEIGKIYIPRNGELPDERTVLTALLGPQLSLPARQGQRASTFFDARGAAEQVLRRFNLVAGFAPCAHPVFSPGRAAAISIGETLIGAVGQLNPAVLERFSVDGAAHAVLLSLDRLLGSFPGPAQFANLPRYPAVLRDLSIVIDPAHPSSAVEDLIRSSGRPLIESARLVDEYRGDQVPQGMRGLTYAITYRDAGKTLTEKAVDRRHRGVVKALGAKFGAKLRA, via the coding sequence ATGCGCGTACCACTGCTCTGGCTGGCCGATTACGTCGACCTCGAAGTCGGCGCGGAGGCGGTTGCCGAGCGGCTCACGATGGCGGGCATCGAAGTCGGGCGCGTCGAATCGGTCGGCGCGCATTGGGGTGCGGCCGTGCGGGTTGGCGAGGTGCTTTCGATCGACCCTCATCCCAACGCCGACCGGCTGCTGTTGGTGACCGTTGATTTCCGCGACGGGCAGATTCAGGTCGTAACCGGCGCAGCCAATTTCTCGGTCGGCGACCGGGTACCGCTGGCCCAGGTCGGGGCGATGCTCTACAACGCCTACAAAGAGGATCGACCGCTTGAGGAGCTCCGGCCGGCCAAGCTGCGCGGCGTGGAGAGCCGCGGGATGATCTGCTCCGGCGCAGAACTGGGAATTTCGGACGATCACTCTGGGATCCTGGTGCTCCCCCCGGATGCGCCGGTCGGTGCGGAACTGGGTACCTACCTGGGCGGAGAGGCAATCGAGCTGGACCTCAAGCCCGACCGCGCCGACTGCCTTTCCATGCTTGGCGTGGCCCGCTACGTGGCCGGCCTGTTCGAGCGCCCGTTCAAGAGTCCGCAGCTTGGCGATCACCGAATGCCGGAGCCACCCCCAGCGCTAGAGGTGTCGATCGAGGATTCCACCGACTGCCCGCGCTACTCGGTCGCCTATCTGACCGACATTCAGATCGGGCCGTCGCCGGATTGGCTGGCCAGACGCCTGGAGGCGGCCGGACAGCGTCCGATCAACAACATCGTCGACATCACCAACTTCGTCATGCTCGAGTACGGTCAGCCGCTGCACGCGTTCGACCGGGACAAACTCGCCGGCGAATTTATCGGCGTGCGGCGCGCCCGCTCCGGCGAGGAGCTCCTGACGCTGGACCAGAATCTGCGCCAGCTCTCCGAGGAAGACCTGGTGATCGTCGATGCCGACGGGCCGGTCGGCCTCGCCGGGGTCATGGGCGGCATCTCCTCCGAGGTCACCGCAGAGACCCGGACCATCCTGCTGGAATCGGCCAACTTCTCGTCGCGCCGGATCCGCAACACCGCGCGCCGCCTGGGCCTGCCCAGCGAGGCGGCGCGACGCTTTGAGCAGCGGCTCTCGCCGGAAACGACCGTCCCGGCCCTGCGCCGGGCGATCGGCTTGGCCGAGGAAATGGGCGCCGGTCGCGGACAGGACGTCTGGGCCGATGCGTACCCAGACCCGGAACCTGAGCGGAAGATTAGGTTCGATCCGGGCCAGATAAAGCGCCTATTGGGCGTGGACTATCCGCGAGACGTCGTAGTCGGCGCGCTGCGGCGGGCCGGATTCGATGTTGCCGAAATGGAAGCGGAGCTCGCCGTTGCGGTGCCCCACTACCGGGGCGATGTCTCCGGATCCGCGGACCTGGTGGAGGAAGTGGCGGCCATGATCGGGTTCGATTCGATACCGGCCAGCCTGCCCAGCGGCGGGCTGCCCGACACGATCCCGCAGGAGTACGACGACCGAATCGAGCTCGCCCGCATCGCGATGGTCGCGGCCGGGTACCAGGAGGCAATCACCTACACCTTGACCAGCCCGGAGCGCCTCGCGGCCATCTACTGCGACCAGGACGCCGAAACCGACGACCTAGGCGCCCGGTTGGACGATCTGCTCATGCCCCGCGACGCGGTTCCCCTGGCGGTGCACAACCCGCTGCGGTCCGAGGAGAGCGTGCTCAAGACCTCCGCCCTGCCGCACCTGCTGGAGGCGCTGTCGTCCAACGCCCGCTATTTCGATGCCGACGTCGCCCTCTTTGAGATCGGCAAGATCTACATCCCGCGAAACGGGGAACTTCCCGATGAACGCACCGTCCTAACCGCGCTCCTGGGACCGCAGTTGAGCCTGCCGGCGCGGCAGGGGCAGCGGGCGTCAACTTTCTTCGATGCGCGCGGGGCAGCGGAGCAGGTTCTGCGCAGGTTCAACCTGGTTGCGGGTTTTGCCCCCTGCGCGCATCCGGTTTTCTCGCCCGGACGGGCGGCCGCGATCAGCATTGGCGAGACACTCATCGGCGCGGTCGGGCAGCTGAATCCAGCGGTGCTGGAACGCTTTTCGGTGGACGGTGCCGCCCACGCGGTGCTGCTGAGCCTGGACCGGCTGCTGGGCTCATTCCCGGGACCGGCCCAGTTCGCCAACCTCCCGCGCTATCCGGCGGTCCTGCGCGATCTCTCGATCGTGATCGATCCCGCCCACCCTTCGTCCGCGGTCGAAGACTTGATCCGCAGTTCCGGCCGACCGCTGATCGAATCGGCGCGGTTGGTGGACGAATACCGCGGCGACCAGGTTCCGCAGGGCATGCGCGGACTCACCTACGCCATCACCTACCGCGATGCGGGCAAGACTCTGACCGAGAAAGCGGTCGATCGCCGCCACCGCGGAGTGGTGAAGGCCCTGGGAGCAAAGTTCGGCGCCAAGCTGCGCGCCTAA
- a CDS encoding SH3 domain-containing protein: MLKSALRGRLLGVVLGIAMAAVLLSACETQAEPETNDVLVEDRVAALEATVRDLQSQIDNLPTPAPPTIVTVTPSPTPTPIVIPTPTPRVTPTEGVPEPLQTGTISTGGGVLNVRAGPSLSDEILETLSDGSVISLTGNEESGTTYNWLELTNGGWVAAEFVVLDE; the protein is encoded by the coding sequence ATGCTCAAATCTGCACTGCGCGGTCGGCTCCTGGGAGTCGTGCTGGGCATAGCGATGGCGGCGGTCCTGCTGTCTGCCTGCGAGACCCAGGCCGAGCCCGAAACCAATGACGTTCTGGTCGAGGACCGCGTGGCCGCCCTGGAAGCCACCGTCCGCGACCTGCAGTCCCAGATCGACAACCTTCCCACGCCGGCGCCGCCCACAATCGTGACGGTCACGCCCTCGCCGACGCCGACGCCGATCGTGATCCCGACGCCGACGCCGCGGGTAACCCCGACCGAGGGAGTCCCGGAACCGCTCCAGACCGGCACCATATCGACCGGCGGCGGGGTCCTGAACGTCCGCGCCGGACCCTCGCTCAGCGACGAGATCCTGGAAACCCTTTCCGACGGATCGGTCATCTCCCTGACCGGCAATGAGGAGTCGGGAACCACCTACAACTGGTTGGAATTGACCAACGGTGGCTGGGTGGCCGCAGAGTTCGTCGTCCTGGACGAATAA
- a CDS encoding deoxyribonuclease IV yields MATARPLGAHVSATAANNFGLDRMAELGIGCAQVFGTNKMQWKARTYRPEQIARFRRTAVDAGVGPIFSHGIYLANFGSREANPPVWEKSIAATIAGLSICETLGHEGLIVHLGSNYGLGFDGVLDSVVDALGRVLAEHAGSARLILENAAGSARIIGGRVSELGLVIDGLGGDPRLGVCIDTAHAFAFGYDLRQSSGIGGLADDIDRSGIGDRLQVMHVNDSKVDCGQLRDRHANLGEGFIGIDGIAQTVRHPLFAGLPLVLETPGFSGGGPDAANVALLEIAAGRRQGNPDEIVELARQGEFAVPDEVSPDQ; encoded by the coding sequence ATGGCGACCGCCCGCCCGCTGGGAGCGCACGTCTCGGCGACCGCCGCCAACAACTTCGGCCTGGACCGCATGGCCGAGCTGGGAATCGGGTGCGCGCAGGTGTTCGGCACCAACAAGATGCAGTGGAAGGCCCGCACCTACCGCCCGGAGCAAATCGCCCGGTTCCGGCGTACCGCCGTCGACGCCGGAGTCGGACCGATTTTTTCGCACGGTATTTACCTGGCGAACTTTGGTTCGCGCGAAGCCAACCCGCCGGTCTGGGAAAAATCGATCGCCGCCACGATCGCGGGACTTTCTATCTGTGAGACGCTCGGCCACGAAGGCCTCATAGTCCACCTGGGAAGCAACTACGGGTTGGGATTCGACGGCGTCCTGGACTCCGTCGTGGACGCGTTAGGCCGGGTACTGGCCGAACACGCCGGATCGGCCCGGCTGATCCTGGAAAACGCCGCCGGCAGCGCCCGCATCATCGGCGGACGGGTGTCGGAACTCGGGCTGGTGATCGACGGGCTGGGTGGGGACCCCCGTTTGGGAGTCTGCATCGATACCGCGCACGCGTTTGCATTCGGCTACGATCTGCGCCAGAGTTCCGGGATCGGCGGGCTCGCCGACGACATTGACCGTTCCGGGATCGGCGACCGCCTGCAGGTTATGCACGTTAATGATTCGAAGGTCGATTGCGGTCAGCTGCGCGACCGCCACGCGAACCTGGGCGAGGGTTTTATCGGAATCGACGGCATAGCCCAGACCGTGCGCCACCCGCTGTTCGCCGGGCTCCCGCTGGTACTCGAAACGCCGGGGTTTTCGGGCGGCGGCCCGGACGCGGCCAATGTGGCCTTGCTGGAGATTGCGGCGGGACGCCGCCAGGGTAACCCGGATGAGATCGTGGAATTGGCCCGACAGGGCGAATTTGCGGTCCCGGACGAGGTTTCGCCGGACCAATAG